In the Staphylococcus sp. IVB6240 genome, one interval contains:
- the cysE gene encoding serine O-acetyltransferase — protein sequence MLRRMMDDVKMVFEQDPAARSTFEVITTYAGLHAVWSHLIAHKLYQKKHYVSARIISQISRFFTGIEIHPGAKIGRRLFIDHGMGVVIGETCTIGDNVTIYQGVTLGGTGKEKGKRHPDIGDNVLIAAGSKVLGNITVHSNVNIGANSVVLRDVPSFTTVVGIPGRIVKQGGKRIGKNFDHLNLPDPIYEQIKQLERQLEQTKNGEIKDDYII from the coding sequence ATGTTAAGACGCATGATGGATGATGTGAAGATGGTATTTGAACAGGACCCAGCTGCACGTTCAACCTTTGAAGTCATTACGACATATGCTGGTTTGCATGCTGTATGGAGTCATTTAATCGCGCATAAATTGTATCAAAAAAAGCATTACGTATCAGCGCGCATTATTTCACAAATTTCACGCTTTTTTACAGGTATTGAAATACACCCAGGTGCCAAGATTGGACGTCGTCTATTCATCGATCACGGGATGGGTGTTGTTATCGGTGAAACGTGTACAATCGGAGACAATGTAACGATCTATCAAGGTGTTACTTTAGGTGGTACAGGTAAAGAAAAAGGAAAGCGTCACCCTGATATTGGTGATAATGTACTGATTGCAGCGGGTTCTAAAGTTTTAGGGAACATTACAGTGCATTCGAATGTGAATATCGGAGCAAACTCTGTTGTATTAAGAGATGTTCCAAGTTTTACAACAGTTGTAGGTATTCCTGGACGTATTGTAAAACAAGGTGGCAAGCGCATCGGTAAAAACTTCGATCACTTGAACTTACCAGACCCAATTTACGAACAAATTAAACAACTTGAAAGACAACTCGAACAAACGAAAAACGGAGAGATTAAAGATGATTACATTATATAA
- the cysS gene encoding cysteine--tRNA ligase: protein MITLYNTLTRQKEPFKPIEPGKVKMYVCGPTVYNYIHIGNARPAINYDVVRRYLEYKGFEVNYVSNFTDVDDKLIKRSQELNETVPEIAERYIKAFHEDTGALNVKPATANPRVMDHMDEIIAFIKKLVDEGYAYESGGDVYFRTRKFDEYGKLSHQSLDDLKVGARIEQGENKEDALDFTLWKKAKPGEISWESPFGEGRPGWHIECSVMAFEKLGPTIDIHAGGSDLQFPHHENEIAQSECHNHAPFANYWMHNGFINIDNEKMSKSLGNFILVHDIIKEVDPDVLRFFMISVHYRSPINYNLELVEAAKSGLTRIRNSYEALIARESAATDLVVAQDYIDQIDAILAQFEKVMDDDFNTANAITAWYDLAKLTNKYLLEDNTATAVITRFKEVFQIFSDVLGVPLQSSRTEELLDADVEALIEERNEARKNKDFARADEIRDQLKAQNILLEDTLQGVRFKRV, encoded by the coding sequence ATGATTACATTATATAATACATTAACGCGCCAAAAAGAGCCCTTTAAGCCCATTGAACCAGGAAAAGTAAAAATGTATGTATGTGGACCAACCGTCTACAACTACATCCATATCGGTAATGCACGACCAGCAATCAATTATGATGTAGTAAGACGTTATTTAGAATATAAAGGTTTTGAAGTGAATTATGTATCGAACTTCACAGACGTAGATGATAAACTCATCAAACGTTCACAAGAATTGAATGAAACCGTTCCGGAAATTGCTGAAAGATATATTAAAGCATTCCATGAAGATACAGGGGCATTGAATGTTAAGCCTGCAACAGCGAACCCACGTGTTATGGATCATATGGATGAGATTATTGCATTCATTAAAAAACTTGTTGATGAAGGATATGCTTATGAAAGTGGCGGCGATGTCTACTTCAGAACACGCAAGTTTGATGAGTATGGGAAGTTAAGCCATCAATCATTGGACGATTTAAAAGTCGGTGCGCGTATTGAACAAGGTGAAAATAAAGAAGATGCTTTAGACTTCACATTGTGGAAAAAAGCGAAACCTGGTGAAATTAGTTGGGAAAGTCCTTTTGGTGAAGGGCGTCCAGGCTGGCATATTGAATGCTCTGTAATGGCATTTGAAAAACTTGGGCCAACAATTGATATTCATGCAGGTGGTAGTGATTTACAATTCCCACACCATGAAAATGAAATCGCACAATCTGAATGTCATAACCATGCCCCATTTGCAAACTATTGGATGCATAACGGCTTCATTAATATTGATAATGAGAAGATGAGTAAGTCACTTGGGAACTTTATTTTAGTTCATGACATTATTAAAGAAGTAGATCCGGATGTATTACGCTTTTTCATGATCAGTGTTCATTACCGTAGCCCGATTAACTATAACTTAGAGCTTGTTGAAGCTGCGAAGAGTGGACTAACACGTATTCGCAATAGTTATGAGGCACTGATTGCACGTGAATCAGCTGCGACAGACTTAGTAGTTGCACAGGATTATATCGACCAAATTGATGCGATTTTAGCACAATTTGAAAAAGTGATGGATGATGACTTTAACACAGCGAATGCTATTACTGCTTGGTATGACTTAGCAAAATTAACAAATAAATACTTGTTAGAAGATAATACAGCAACAGCCGTTATCACACGCTTTAAAGAAGTATTCCAAATCTTTAGCGATGTATTAGGTGTTCCACTTCAATCATCACGTACAGAAGAATTGCTGGATGCAGATGTTGAAGCATTAATTGAAGAACGTAATGAAGCGCGTAAAAACAAAGACTTTGCTCGTGCAGATGAGATTCGCGACCAACTCAAAGCACAAAATATTTTATTAGAAGATACGCTACAAGGTGTGAGATTTAAACGTGTGTAA
- a CDS encoding Mini-ribonuclease 3 → MGDAVLDQFVRQHIILKYQSKPNRLHQEAKRFVSAKSQAQTLETLLADDWFTEEELAIVKRGRNAKSHTKAKNTDIQTYRKSSGLEAVIGYLHLTEQASRMGALLSEIVRQVEKRC, encoded by the coding sequence ATGGGAGATGCGGTGCTTGATCAGTTTGTTCGTCAGCACATTATTTTAAAGTATCAAAGTAAACCGAACCGTTTGCATCAAGAGGCCAAACGGTTCGTTTCTGCTAAAAGTCAAGCACAGACATTAGAAACGTTGTTAGCAGATGATTGGTTTACAGAGGAAGAATTAGCTATTGTAAAGCGTGGTCGCAACGCTAAAAGTCATACAAAAGCAAAAAATACGGATATTCAAACATATCGCAAGAGCTCAGGGCTTGAAGCGGTAATTGGCTATTTACATTTAACAGAACAAGCATCACGAATGGGTGCATTGTTAAGTGAAATTGTAAGACAAGTAGAAAAGAGGTGTTAG
- the rlmB gene encoding 23S rRNA (guanosine(2251)-2'-O)-methyltransferase RlmB yields the protein MESEVIVGRHAVREAITSGHAVNKVLIQEGVKKQQIDDILKYAKDLKLVVQTVPKSKLDQISTAPHQGVAAYIAPYEYETLENFLAQQGKKEGLSTVLILDGLEDPHNLGSILRTADATGVDGIIIPKRRSVALTQTVAKASTGAIQHVPVIRVTNLSQTIDVLKDQGYWVAGTEADHATDYRQMQADMPLAIVIGSEGQGMSRRVKEKCDFYIKIPMVGHVNSLNASVAASLMMYEVLRKRQPIGGDK from the coding sequence ATGGAATCAGAAGTAATCGTTGGACGTCATGCCGTTCGTGAAGCTATTACGAGTGGCCATGCTGTGAATAAAGTCTTAATTCAAGAGGGTGTAAAAAAGCAGCAGATTGACGATATTTTAAAATATGCGAAAGATTTAAAATTGGTGGTACAAACCGTCCCAAAATCGAAATTAGACCAAATTTCAACAGCGCCTCATCAAGGGGTTGCAGCATATATTGCGCCATATGAATATGAGACATTAGAAAATTTCTTGGCACAACAAGGAAAGAAAGAAGGACTTTCAACCGTTCTTATTCTTGATGGTTTAGAAGATCCTCATAACTTGGGTTCTATTCTGAGAACAGCGGATGCAACGGGTGTAGACGGGATTATTATTCCTAAGCGTCGTTCAGTTGCACTGACACAAACAGTTGCTAAAGCATCAACAGGCGCCATCCAACACGTACCAGTAATACGTGTTACAAATTTATCTCAAACAATTGATGTACTGAAAGACCAAGGATATTGGGTGGCAGGTACAGAAGCCGATCATGCAACGGATTATCGTCAAATGCAAGCAGATATGCCACTTGCAATTGTCATCGGCAGTGAAGGGCAAGGAATGAGTCGTCGTGTCAAAGAGAAGTGTGATTTCTATATTAAGATTCCAATGGTCGGTCATGTGAATAGCTTAAATGCGTCAGTTGCAGCAAGTTTGATGATGTATGAGGTGTTGAGAAAACGTCAACCTATTGGCGGTGACAAGTAA
- a CDS encoding NYN domain-containing protein, producing the protein MKDYYVIIDGYNMIGQSPELMRLAKENLEEAREQLLIEIANYNALVKGHIICVFDAYEQGSPQSETVYHGVRVIFTKEGETADSFIERYVYNIYNKHLTHITVVTSDMSEQHAIFGTGAYRISSREMWRHLKENKTAVTKTLSSFEAQKPRTRMHLSEEVLTEFEKIRRGKHQ; encoded by the coding sequence ATGAAAGATTATTATGTGATTATTGACGGTTATAATATGATCGGCCAATCACCAGAATTAATGCGCCTTGCCAAGGAAAACCTTGAGGAAGCACGAGAACAATTACTCATTGAAATCGCAAACTATAATGCACTCGTGAAGGGGCATATCATTTGTGTGTTTGATGCATACGAACAAGGCTCACCACAGTCAGAGACAGTGTATCATGGCGTGAGGGTGATATTTACAAAAGAGGGAGAAACGGCAGATAGCTTTATTGAACGCTATGTTTATAATATCTATAATAAACATTTAACGCATATTACCGTTGTAACGAGTGATATGAGCGAGCAACATGCTATCTTTGGTACGGGGGCTTACCGTATTTCTTCTAGAGAAATGTGGCGCCATTTAAAAGAAAATAAAACAGCTGTTACCAAAACGCTCTCATCTTTTGAAGCACAAAAACCACGTACACGAATGCACTTGTCGGAAGAAGTCTTAACAGAATTTGAAAAAATAAGACGTGGTAAACATCAATAA
- a CDS encoding sigma factor produces MNQIEKSPCPYLPASSASEFHHLELQLKDIRKRATQSFDDFSIHDYEREDLVQETVIRLYQKLCHSPETHSAPFEHYINRTIRRRKLDYRRKKNEQTTYF; encoded by the coding sequence ATGAATCAAATTGAAAAATCCCCATGTCCTTATCTTCCAGCTTCCTCGGCTAGTGAATTCCACCACCTAGAACTACAACTGAAAGATATCCGAAAGCGGGCGACCCAGTCTTTTGATGATTTTAGTATTCATGATTATGAGCGTGAAGACTTAGTTCAAGAGACGGTCATTCGCTTATATCAAAAATTATGTCATTCTCCTGAGACGCACTCAGCCCCCTTTGAACATTACATCAATCGAACAATTCGTAGACGCAAGTTAGACTATCGACGCAAAAAAAATGAACAGACAACGTATTTTTGA
- the rpmG gene encoding 50S ribosomal protein L33: protein MKKVPLNCEKCGSRNYHLPKSTNRTDRLELKKFCAACQTHTLHKESK from the coding sequence GTGAAAAAAGTACCGCTTAATTGTGAAAAATGTGGAAGCCGCAACTACCATCTTCCAAAATCAACCAATCGAACAGATCGATTAGAATTAAAGAAGTTTTGTGCGGCATGTCAAACACATACGCTTCATAAAGAATCCAAATAA
- the secE gene encoding preprotein translocase subunit SecE gives MAKKESFFQGVKSEMEKTSWPTGPELVKYTTIVVLTVVFFLLFFYGLDIGIGQVIKMIK, from the coding sequence ATGGCTAAAAAAGAGAGCTTCTTCCAAGGTGTCAAGTCAGAGATGGAAAAAACAAGTTGGCCTACCGGTCCCGAACTTGTAAAATATACAACAATCGTAGTACTTACAGTAGTGTTCTTCTTGCTATTTTTCTACGGTTTAGATATTGGAATTGGTCAAGTAATTAAAATGATAAAATAG
- the nusG gene encoding transcription termination/antitermination protein NusG codes for MSEDFGAKHWYAVHTYSGYENKVKQNLEKRVESMNMTEQIFRVVIPEEEETQVKDGKAKKSMKKTFPGYVLVELVMTDESWYVVRNTPGVTGFVGSAGAGSKPNPLLPEEARFILKQMGMKEKTIDVEVELGEQVRVTSGPFANQVGEVESIEADKFKLTVLVDMFGRETPVEVEFDQIEKL; via the coding sequence ATGTCTGAAGATTTCGGTGCGAAACATTGGTATGCAGTTCATACCTATTCAGGATATGAGAATAAAGTAAAACAAAATTTGGAAAAACGTGTTGAGTCTATGAATATGACTGAACAAATTTTCCGCGTTGTGATTCCTGAGGAAGAGGAAACACAAGTAAAAGATGGTAAAGCAAAAAAATCAATGAAGAAAACATTCCCAGGGTACGTACTAGTAGAATTAGTTATGACAGATGAGTCTTGGTACGTTGTACGTAATACACCTGGTGTAACAGGTTTTGTTGGATCAGCAGGGGCAGGTTCTAAACCGAACCCATTATTACCTGAAGAAGCACGCTTTATCTTGAAACAGATGGGCATGAAAGAAAAAACAATTGATGTTGAAGTTGAATTAGGCGAACAAGTACGTGTTACTTCTGGCCCATTTGCAAACCAAGTTGGTGAAGTAGAAAGTATTGAAGCAGACAAATTCAAATTGACAGTATTGGTAGATATGTTTGGTCGTGAAACACCAGTTGAAGTAGAATTTGACCAAATTGAAAAACTTTAA
- the rplK gene encoding 50S ribosomal protein L11 translates to MAKKVEKVVKLQIPAGKANPAPPVGPALGQAGVNIMAFTKEFNARTQEQVGLIIPVEIYVYEDRSFTFITKTPPAAVLLKKAAGVEKGSGEPNKTKVATVTKDQVREIANTKMPDLNAADEEAAMRIVEGTARSMGIVVE, encoded by the coding sequence GTGGCTAAAAAAGTTGAAAAAGTAGTTAAGTTACAAATTCCAGCAGGTAAAGCAAACCCAGCACCACCAGTTGGTCCTGCATTAGGTCAAGCCGGTGTGAACATTATGGCTTTCACAAAGGAATTTAACGCACGTACGCAAGAACAAGTAGGTTTAATCATTCCAGTAGAAATTTATGTATATGAAGACCGTTCATTTACATTCATTACTAAAACACCACCTGCAGCAGTTTTACTTAAAAAAGCAGCAGGCGTTGAAAAAGGTTCTGGTGAGCCTAACAAAACAAAAGTTGCTACTGTAACTAAAGATCAAGTACGTGAAATTGCTAACACAAAAATGCCAGACTTAAACGCTGCTGACGAAGAAGCGGCTATGCGTATCGTTGAAGGTACTGCACGTAGTATGGGTATTGTTGTTGAGTAA
- the rplA gene encoding 50S ribosomal protein L1 — MAKKGKKYQEAVSKIDRQAFYAVEEAIKLAQETSVANFDASVEVAFRLGIDTRKNDQQIRGAVVLPHGTGKSQRVLVFAKGDKIAEAEAAGADYVGDAEYVNKIQQGWFDFDVVVATPDMMGEVGKLGRVLGPKGLMPNPKTGTVTMDVTKAVEEIKAGKVEYRAEKAGIVHASIGKVSFDADKLVDNFKTLLDVLTKAKPASAKGTYFKSVSVTTTMGPGVKVDTATFKL, encoded by the coding sequence ATGGCTAAAAAAGGTAAAAAGTATCAAGAAGCAGTTAGCAAAATTGATCGCCAAGCATTCTACGCTGTAGAAGAAGCGATTAAATTAGCTCAAGAAACTTCAGTTGCTAACTTCGATGCTTCAGTTGAAGTAGCATTCCGTTTAGGAATTGATACACGTAAAAACGACCAACAAATCCGTGGCGCGGTAGTATTACCACACGGTACTGGTAAATCACAACGTGTATTAGTATTCGCTAAAGGCGACAAAATTGCAGAAGCAGAAGCAGCAGGCGCTGACTACGTTGGTGACGCTGAATACGTGAACAAAATCCAACAAGGTTGGTTTGATTTTGACGTTGTTGTTGCAACACCTGACATGATGGGTGAAGTTGGTAAATTAGGTCGTGTATTAGGACCTAAAGGTTTAATGCCAAACCCTAAAACAGGTACAGTAACAATGGATGTTACAAAAGCTGTTGAAGAAATCAAAGCTGGTAAAGTTGAATACCGTGCTGAAAAAGCAGGTATCGTACATGCATCTATCGGTAAAGTATCATTCGATGCTGACAAACTTGTAGACAATTTCAAAACATTATTAGATGTTTTAACAAAAGCGAAACCAGCATCAGCTAAAGGTACTTACTTCAAATCAGTTTCAGTTACAACTACAATGGGCCCTGGTGTCAAAGTAGATACTGCAACTTTCAAACTATAG
- the rplJ gene encoding 50S ribosomal protein L10, with protein MSGIIEAKKQQVDIIAEQLKSSVSTVVVDYRGLTVAEVTELRKQLREAGVQYKVYKNTLLRRAAEQAGIEGLDEHFTGPTAVAFTTEDVVAPAKVIAGFAKEHEALEIKTGVMEGSVITAEEVKTVGSLPSHDGLVSMLLSVLQAPIRNFAYAVKAVGENKEENAE; from the coding sequence ATGTCTGGAATCATTGAAGCGAAAAAACAACAAGTTGACATCATCGCAGAGCAACTTAAATCTTCTGTTTCTACAGTAGTAGTTGACTACCGTGGTTTAACAGTAGCTGAAGTGACAGAATTACGTAAGCAATTACGTGAAGCAGGCGTACAATACAAAGTTTACAAAAACACATTGTTACGTCGTGCAGCTGAACAAGCTGGTATCGAAGGTTTAGATGAACATTTCACTGGACCAACTGCAGTTGCTTTCACAACTGAAGATGTCGTTGCACCAGCTAAAGTTATCGCTGGATTCGCTAAAGAACACGAAGCTTTAGAAATTAAGACAGGTGTCATGGAAGGTAGCGTAATCACTGCTGAAGAAGTTAAAACAGTTGGTTCATTACCATCACACGACGGTCTTGTATCAATGCTTCTTTCTGTATTACAAGCGCCAATCCGCAACTTCGCTTATGCAGTTAAAGCTGTTGGTGAAAACAAAGAAGAAAACGCAGAGTAA
- the rplL gene encoding 50S ribosomal protein L7/L12: MANQEQIIEAIKEMSVLELNDLVKAIEEEFGVTAAAPVAAAGAAGGDAAAEKSEFDVELTSAGSSKIKVVKAVKEATGLGLKDAKELVDGAPSIIKEAMPKEEAEKLKEQLEEVGASVELK; encoded by the coding sequence ATGGCTAATCAAGAGCAAATCATTGAAGCAATTAAAGAAATGTCAGTTTTAGAATTAAACGACTTAGTTAAAGCAATCGAAGAAGAATTTGGTGTAACTGCAGCAGCACCAGTTGCAGCAGCAGGCGCAGCAGGTGGAGACGCAGCTGCTGAAAAATCTGAATTTGACGTTGAGTTAACTTCAGCTGGATCATCAAAAATCAAAGTTGTTAAAGCTGTTAAAGAAGCAACTGGCTTAGGCTTAAAAGACGCTAAAGAATTAGTTGACGGTGCTCCAAGCATCATCAAAGAAGCTATGCCTAAAGAAGAAGCTGAAAAACTTAAAGAACAATTAGAAGAAGTTGGCGCTTCAGTAGAATTAAAATAA
- a CDS encoding class I SAM-dependent methyltransferase, whose product MSHYYDAHPDAQSDEREIVYECYKQRLTLTTDAGVFSRDKVDFGSDLLVQTFLSEHPPGQAKLIADVGCGYGPIGLLLAKVAPHDQLTMLDVNHRALELARKNAKRNQIDNVSIQESDGLAEVAAASQHYILTNPPIRAGKQVVHQILEDAYDKLMHEGELYVVIQKKQGMPSAKKKMMAVFGNAESIRNSKGYHILKSVKC is encoded by the coding sequence ATGAGTCATTATTATGACGCACATCCTGATGCACAATCTGATGAAAGAGAAATCGTTTATGAGTGCTATAAACAGCGCCTAACATTAACGACAGATGCAGGGGTCTTTTCAAGAGATAAGGTTGATTTTGGTTCTGATTTATTAGTGCAAACATTTTTGAGTGAGCATCCACCAGGTCAAGCGAAGTTAATTGCGGATGTTGGGTGTGGGTATGGTCCGATTGGATTGTTACTTGCTAAAGTTGCGCCGCACGATCAGCTTACAATGCTTGATGTCAATCATAGAGCGCTTGAGTTAGCACGTAAAAATGCAAAACGTAATCAGATTGATAATGTATCAATACAAGAAAGTGATGGATTAGCTGAAGTAGCAGCGGCATCGCAACACTATATCTTAACCAATCCACCTATTCGTGCTGGAAAGCAAGTTGTACATCAGATATTGGAAGATGCTTATGATAAGCTGATGCATGAAGGTGAATTATATGTTGTTATTCAAAAGAAACAAGGGATGCCTTCAGCTAAGAAAAAGATGATGGCAGTCTTTGGAAATGCAGAATCAATTAGGAATAGTAAAGGCTATCATATATTGAAAAGTGTTAAATGTTGA